One window of Salvelinus sp. IW2-2015 unplaced genomic scaffold, ASM291031v2 Un_scaffold5196, whole genome shotgun sequence genomic DNA carries:
- the LOC139026582 gene encoding uncharacterized protein — protein MNWWPKFFLVREYGKKTLRSLTPKPPNPQPPGPTLRPKPPDQTAQTPNHPRPQPQTPNPQAQPPRPQPPDPNPPDPNLRPQTRDPTSDPKPRPQPPDPKPQTPPQTPNPRPTPPGPKPPDPSPRPQPSAPNPQTTTPQTPNPQTPNPQAQPPRPQPPGPNPQTPPPDPNPQTPNPRPQTPRPLNPQSPNPQTQPPRPQPPRPQTPDPNPQAQTPAPTPAQAPNPQAPKPPGPNPQAQPQPPNPPGPNPQTPDPQTPRPKPQAPNPQTTTPQATPRSSNPQTQTPGPIPQTPPPTPTPRPQPQTSRPNPQGPNPQTPNPRYSNPQGLNTPTPQAQPPNLRPKPSGPQPTDPKTQILKPQPQAPTPRSSNPRPQLQTLKPPDPKSPGPQISLLGVGTPLASVRKNGGGVGTPLASARKNGGGVGI, from the coding sequence ATGAACTGGTGGCCCAAGTTTTTCCTGGTTAGGGAGTATGGTAAGAAAACACTCAGAAGCCTAACCCCCAAACCCCCAAACCCCCAACCCCCAGGCCCAACCCTCAGGCCCAAACCCCCAGACCAAACCGCCCAGACCCCAAACCACCCCAGACCCCAACCCCAGACCCCAAACCCCCAGGCCCAACCCCCCAGGCCCCAACCCCCAGACCCCAACCCCCCAGACCCCAACCTCAGACCCCAAACCCGAGACCCCACCTCAGACCCCAAACCCAGACCACAACCCCCAGACCCCAAACCCCAGACCCCACCCCAGACCCCAAACCCCAGGCCCACCCCCCCAGGCCCCAAACCCCCAGACCCAAGCCCCCGACCCCAACCCTCAGCCCCAAACCCCCAGACCACAACCCCCCAGACCCCAAACCCCCAGACCCCAAACCCCCAGGCCCAACCCCCCAGGCCCCAACCCCCAGGCCCCAACCCCCAGACCCCACCCCCAGACCCCAACCCCCAGACCCCAAACCCCAGACCCCAAACCCCCAGACCCTTAAACCCCCAGAGCCCCAACCCCCAGACCCAACCCCCACGACCCCAACCCCCCAGACCCCAAACCCCAGACCCAAACCCCCAGGCCCAAACCCCCGCACCCACCCCCGCCCAGGCCCCAAACCCCCAGGCCCCCAAACCCCCAGGGCCCAACCCCCAGGCCCAACCCCAGCCCCCCAACCCCCCAGGCCCAAACCCCCAAACCCCAGATCCTCAAACCCCCAGACCCAAACCCCAGGCCCCAAACCCCCAGACCACAACCCCCCAGGCcacccccagatcctcaaacccCCAGACCCAAACCCCAGGCCCCATACCCCagaccccaccccccaccccaacccccagGCCCCAACCCCAAACCTCTAGACCAAACCCTCAAGGTCCCAACCCACAGACCCCAAACCCCAGATACTCAAACCCCCAGGGCCTCAACACCCCAACCCCCCAGGCCCAACCACCAAACCTCAGACCCAAACCCTCAGGTCCCCAACCCACAGACCCCAAAACCCAGATACTCAAACCCCAACCCCAGGCCCCaacccccagatcctcaaatcCCAGACCCCAACTTCAGACCCTCAAACCCCCAGACCCTAAAAGCCCAGGCCCCCAGATCTCTCTCTTGGGGGTGGGTACTCCATTGGCCTCAGTGAGGAAGAATGGAGGAGGGGTGGGTACTCCATTGGCCTCAGCGAGGAAGAATGGAGGAGGGGTGGGAATCTAG